The following are from one region of the Rosistilla carotiformis genome:
- a CDS encoding DUF4129 domain-containing protein, whose amino-acid sequence MVQRRDKTTIDYIVIALNPLLIVTMIASLVYFLTLCMYRGEFLARINYILFLFIVAAVGIARIAIEQGRGRATAFALALGAATLLSTMRFVGEGVLMVVALLAVIWYLADRITIDCTLIDEHSDASGAGLMQGGLFGNASIQDTDVSLDGTTEQPDLPPARGQTSLESPQSQRHSKPKSGHRPGMWILYLAFAAIPLYGLGQVLLPSDTASRDSALTSLGIYLASSLLLLVTTSFLGMRRYLRQRGVDMPAGISVRWLVAGAILVAGLLTLCFLLPMPGKLLASLELPASVRSPEGLQSNRQGWGDEGVEKGKPDDARGGEGEQGSAGEKSGGEKSDGKKSGGEKSGGEKSGGEKSGGEKSGGEKSGGEKSGGEKSDGKKSGGEKSGGEKSGGEKSGGEKSGGEKSGGEKSGGEKSGGEKSGGEKSGGEKSDSDAEPDDDSEPASGGRDPKSESDTGETRDQQGNSPSEPPPPPPNDGWKMPDILSKLSGLLRFVIFAVLAGIVAFYGMRHWDEIVQWFRELLGGWGGTEPTAPQPQASAAVAPAVRARPFSTYQNPLQDASVSMERAVVISFNALNAWAREHDCPRPDQLTPSEFTQQLARRFPTQSKTITLTAEMYNVVVYGNRNVNPAHRKTLQALWTFMQQPVDRSPLASVAPDKS is encoded by the coding sequence ATGGTCCAACGACGCGACAAGACGACGATCGATTACATCGTGATTGCGCTCAACCCGTTGTTGATCGTCACGATGATCGCCAGCCTCGTCTACTTTCTTACGCTGTGCATGTATCGCGGCGAATTTTTGGCCCGCATCAATTACATCCTGTTCCTATTTATCGTCGCGGCAGTCGGGATCGCGCGAATCGCGATCGAACAGGGACGCGGCCGCGCGACTGCATTTGCATTGGCCTTGGGGGCCGCAACGCTTCTATCGACGATGCGTTTCGTCGGCGAAGGGGTGTTGATGGTCGTCGCGTTGCTGGCGGTGATCTGGTACCTGGCCGATCGAATCACGATTGATTGCACCCTGATCGACGAACATTCCGATGCCAGTGGTGCCGGACTGATGCAGGGAGGATTGTTTGGTAATGCATCGATCCAGGATACCGATGTTTCGCTCGATGGGACGACCGAACAACCCGACCTTCCGCCAGCGCGCGGCCAGACCTCCCTCGAATCGCCCCAATCGCAGCGACACAGCAAACCGAAGAGCGGCCATCGACCGGGAATGTGGATTCTGTATCTGGCCTTCGCGGCGATCCCGCTTTATGGACTGGGCCAAGTGCTGCTCCCCAGCGATACGGCTTCGCGCGATTCAGCGCTGACCAGTTTGGGCATTTATCTCGCCAGTTCGCTGCTGCTGTTGGTCACCACCAGCTTTCTTGGAATGCGACGGTATTTGAGACAGCGGGGCGTCGACATGCCTGCGGGAATCAGCGTCCGTTGGCTGGTGGCCGGAGCGATTCTGGTGGCAGGGCTGCTGACGTTGTGTTTCCTGCTGCCAATGCCTGGCAAGCTGTTGGCATCTCTGGAACTTCCCGCCTCGGTCCGCTCGCCCGAGGGACTTCAATCGAACCGACAAGGATGGGGTGACGAAGGAGTCGAGAAGGGGAAGCCGGACGATGCCAGAGGAGGAGAAGGGGAGCAGGGGAGTGCTGGCGAGAAGTCAGGCGGTGAGAAGTCGGACGGTAAGAAGTCAGGCGGTGAGAAGTCAGGTGGTGAGAAGTCAGGTGGCGAGAAGTCAGGTGGCGAGAAGTCGGGTGGCGAGAAGTCGGGCGGTGAGAAGTCGGGCGGTGAGAAGTCGGACGGTAAGAAGTCAGGCGGTGAGAAGTCAGGTGGTGAGAAGTCAGGTGGCGAGAAGTCAGGTGGCGAGAAGTCAGGTGGCGAGAAGTCAGGTGGCGAGAAGTCGGGTGGCGAGAAGTCGGGCGGTGAGAAGTCGGGCGGTGAGAAGTCGGGTGGCGAGAAGTCAGACTCCGACGCCGAGCCTGACGACGATTCGGAGCCAGCATCCGGTGGGCGCGATCCAAAATCGGAATCCGATACGGGCGAGACTCGCGACCAGCAGGGAAACTCCCCTTCAGAACCTCCTCCACCACCACCGAACGATGGCTGGAAGATGCCCGACATTTTATCGAAGCTATCCGGCCTGCTGCGGTTCGTGATCTTCGCGGTCTTGGCGGGAATCGTCGCCTTCTATGGCATGCGACATTGGGATGAGATCGTCCAGTGGTTTCGAGAATTGCTGGGAGGTTGGGGTGGAACCGAACCAACCGCCCCACAGCCGCAGGCTTCCGCCGCGGTCGCACCGGCCGTTCGGGCACGACCGTTTTCGACTTATCAAAACCCGTTGCAAGATGCTTCGGTCTCAATGGAACGCGCTGTCGTGATCTCCTTCAATGCATTGAACGCTTGGGCCCGCGAACACGATTGTCCACGTCCCGATCAGCTGACACCAAGCGAGTTCACGCAACAATTAGCCCGCCGTTTCCCAACGCAATCCAAAACCATCACACTGACGGCGGAGATGTACAATGTGGTGGTATATGGGAATCGAAACGTCAATCCAGCTCACCGCAAAACCCTGCAAGCGCTGTGGACGTTCATGCAACAACCGGTCGACCGAAGTCCCCTCGCTTCCGTTGCGCCGGACAAAAGTTAA
- a CDS encoding sensor histidine kinase — protein sequence MALLAAGLIGLPLCIILVASVPMEYRSRLVFRFVMAYGVIAAGLSFWFAQREARRSHADAELSWWVNDLANGNLASRLRSPRLGDEQIAVVHHLNRLQEATQQQIEQLQADRRRSFMVLAHMVEGIIAIDDTRRVLLVNEAACHFLKLNSETAVGRQLLEVVRVPEVTAVVNQTLATNDDAEAEIQLSDMRQLLVKASTLPSQSRPGVLLTIHDQTHLKQLEAMRREFIANVSHELKTPLAAVKGYAETLQLGAIDDTEMAPHFVNQILAQADRLERLIADMMHLARAQDRSQPAEPTDVPVLPVIQECCETYQPVAAQKNIELTLQPFDESIAILAEREALLTVANNLVGNALRYTPEGGHVTVSCQTEDELVSIAVADDGLGIPLEDQERVFERFYRVEKARDQQYGGTGLGLAIVKNIVQSFGGTMRLKSMPGKGSTFEAVLPASQTAAPQLSKTSIG from the coding sequence ATGGCACTCTTGGCTGCGGGCCTGATCGGCTTGCCGTTGTGCATCATCCTGGTCGCTTCGGTGCCGATGGAATATCGCAGCCGCCTCGTGTTCCGCTTTGTCATGGCGTATGGCGTGATCGCTGCGGGCCTTTCTTTTTGGTTCGCCCAACGCGAGGCGCGACGTTCTCACGCCGACGCTGAACTATCTTGGTGGGTCAACGATTTGGCCAACGGGAACCTCGCCTCGCGACTCCGATCGCCCCGGCTCGGCGACGAACAGATCGCCGTGGTCCACCACCTCAATCGACTGCAAGAAGCAACCCAACAACAGATCGAACAACTGCAGGCCGACCGGCGACGCAGCTTTATGGTTCTGGCGCACATGGTCGAAGGGATCATCGCGATCGACGATACGCGTCGCGTGTTGTTGGTCAACGAAGCCGCCTGCCACTTTCTTAAACTGAACAGCGAAACTGCGGTTGGCCGCCAATTGTTAGAAGTCGTCCGCGTGCCCGAAGTCACCGCCGTGGTCAACCAAACGCTGGCGACCAACGACGATGCCGAAGCGGAAATTCAATTGAGCGACATGCGACAATTGTTGGTCAAAGCGAGCACGTTGCCATCGCAATCGCGCCCCGGTGTGCTGTTGACGATCCACGACCAAACGCATCTCAAACAACTCGAAGCGATGCGACGGGAATTTATCGCCAACGTGTCGCATGAACTAAAAACGCCGTTGGCTGCGGTCAAGGGTTACGCCGAAACGTTGCAATTGGGTGCGATCGACGACACCGAAATGGCACCCCACTTTGTCAACCAGATTCTCGCTCAAGCCGATCGCTTGGAACGTTTGATCGCCGACATGATGCATCTGGCACGGGCACAAGATCGCTCCCAGCCCGCCGAACCTACCGACGTTCCCGTATTGCCGGTGATCCAAGAATGTTGCGAGACGTACCAACCGGTCGCGGCGCAGAAAAATATCGAACTGACGCTGCAACCGTTTGATGAATCGATAGCGATCTTGGCCGAGCGCGAGGCGTTGTTGACCGTCGCCAACAACCTGGTCGGTAACGCACTGCGATACACTCCCGAGGGGGGGCACGTCACGGTCAGTTGTCAAACCGAAGACGAACTGGTTTCTATCGCGGTTGCCGACGACGGACTGGGAATTCCGCTGGAAGATCAGGAACGCGTTTTTGAACGCTTTTATCGTGTCGAGAAGGCTCGCGATCAACAGTATGGTGGCACCGGCCTGGGACTGGCGATCGTGAAAAACATCGTCCAGTCGTTTGGAGGTACGATGCGGCTGAAAAGCATGCCCGGCAAGGGATCGACCTTCGAAGCGGTGTTGCCCGCTTCGCAAACCGCGGCACCACAACTTTCCAAGACGAGCATCGGTTGA
- a CDS encoding sulfatase family protein: MRLRSFVIAWFVLLGIGGSIAQAVETPELPELGKREGVKPRNVVFILTDDHRYDAMGFMGHPFLETPHLDAIASQGVHLKNAFVTTSLCSPSRASILTGLYTHKHRVIDNNRTVPAGTRFFPQYLQQADYSTAFIGKWHMGGEHDDPRPGFDHWISFRGQGNYLAPNPKYTLNVNGKRVKQKGYITDELTDYAIDWLKQQQDSEKPFFLYLSHKAVHSNFTPAKRHARRYADADLSFLPRGKEISAENNAPRWVRDQRNSWHGIDFSYHSDNGLDYLYRRYCESVLAVDDSVGRLMEQLKAMGLYESTLVIYMGDNGFMWGEHGLIDKRVAYEESIRVPMVMQCPDLYEGGKVVDSVIGNIDVGPTILHAAGLETPEYMDGQSFLELPNKPEMDWRKYFLYVYYWEKNFPQSPTQFALRGDQYKYITYYGLWDVDELYDLKADPGETKNLINDPAMRSVAKAMENRLYEMLGDAGGMDIPMNQPRGGSQNKRWAERGGKDAADFPAAIVVDQPLNREAK; the protein is encoded by the coding sequence ATGCGCCTGCGTTCTTTTGTCATTGCTTGGTTTGTTTTATTAGGGATCGGTGGTTCCATAGCCCAGGCTGTTGAGACACCGGAACTGCCGGAACTGGGCAAGCGGGAAGGAGTCAAACCAAGGAACGTCGTCTTCATCCTGACCGACGATCATCGTTACGATGCGATGGGATTCATGGGGCATCCGTTTTTGGAAACGCCACACCTGGATGCGATAGCTTCCCAAGGCGTTCATCTTAAGAATGCCTTCGTGACGACATCGCTGTGCTCACCAAGCCGAGCTTCGATCCTGACGGGCCTTTACACGCACAAGCATCGCGTGATCGACAACAATCGGACCGTCCCCGCGGGAACGCGATTTTTTCCTCAGTACTTGCAGCAAGCCGACTATTCGACCGCCTTCATCGGCAAGTGGCACATGGGGGGCGAACACGACGATCCACGTCCCGGTTTCGACCATTGGATCAGCTTTCGCGGCCAAGGAAACTACCTGGCCCCCAACCCAAAATACACGCTGAACGTCAACGGGAAACGGGTCAAACAGAAGGGTTACATCACCGATGAACTGACCGACTATGCGATCGATTGGCTGAAACAGCAACAGGATTCCGAAAAGCCCTTCTTTTTGTACCTGTCGCATAAAGCGGTCCATTCGAACTTCACACCGGCCAAACGACATGCCAGGCGATATGCCGATGCCGACCTGAGCTTCTTGCCTCGTGGCAAGGAGATCTCGGCGGAGAACAACGCGCCGCGCTGGGTGCGCGATCAACGCAACAGCTGGCACGGGATCGACTTCTCCTACCACAGCGACAACGGATTGGATTACCTGTACCGACGCTATTGTGAATCGGTTCTCGCCGTCGACGACAGCGTCGGCCGCTTGATGGAACAACTCAAGGCGATGGGACTGTATGAATCCACGCTGGTGATCTACATGGGAGACAACGGATTCATGTGGGGCGAGCACGGTTTAATCGACAAGCGCGTCGCCTATGAAGAATCGATCCGCGTCCCGATGGTGATGCAATGTCCCGACCTCTACGAAGGTGGAAAGGTCGTCGATTCGGTGATCGGCAACATCGATGTCGGCCCGACGATCCTGCACGCTGCTGGCCTGGAAACACCGGAATACATGGACGGCCAGAGTTTTCTCGAGCTGCCCAACAAGCCAGAGATGGATTGGCGAAAGTACTTTTTGTACGTCTACTACTGGGAAAAGAACTTTCCCCAATCGCCAACCCAGTTCGCGCTGCGGGGCGATCAGTACAAGTACATCACCTACTACGGCCTGTGGGATGTCGACGAACTGTACGACCTGAAAGCCGATCCAGGCGAAACCAAGAACCTGATCAACGATCCCGCGATGCGATCGGTCGCCAAGGCGATGGAGAATCGCTTGTACGAAATGCTGGGTGATGCTGGAGGGATGGACATCCCGATGAATCAGCCGCGCGGCGGTTCGCAAAACAAACGCTGGGCGGAACGCGGTGGAAAGGACGCAGCCGATTTCCCCGCGGCAATCGTCGTCGACCAGCCGCTGAATCGGGAAGCAAAGTAG
- a CDS encoding outer membrane protein assembly factor BamB family protein: MKYAFCLVLTTLAGCLLSPAVNWAADLPAERQWSEFRGPSGNGHSPDTNVPVKWDARSLRWQTDLPARGHSSPVMWGDKVFLSGAVANGSIAERHMFCVDRSTGKLIWDTPVATGKGEQIHKMNSWGTPSCATDGTCVVAFFGPGGLHCLDMNGKPLWSRELGSFPGVWGIGASPIFVGDTIVQNCDAEGASYLVAVDKLTGQDRWRQPRADTPRGGWSTPVLSVTPQGTELLLNGEFGIDAYNPETGQPLWNCRGFNGRGTPMPVVGNGLVYVVNGKAGDVYAVRSGGRGDVTQSHMAWNTPRRGGRDLPSPILVGDTLVVFGMAGVVTGYDAHDGTELFKERLGGNYSGSPILVDGLVYALTETGEVNVLKIGRTMELVSRNRIPVDDDEIFRSSPTTAEGMLLIRSDRRLYCIGNP; encoded by the coding sequence ATGAAATACGCTTTTTGTTTGGTGCTGACGACGCTGGCCGGATGCCTGTTGTCCCCTGCGGTCAACTGGGCCGCCGATTTACCCGCCGAACGCCAGTGGTCGGAATTCCGTGGCCCCAGTGGAAATGGACACAGTCCCGACACGAACGTCCCCGTGAAATGGGACGCCCGTTCCCTGCGGTGGCAGACCGATCTGCCGGCACGGGGACATTCGTCGCCTGTGATGTGGGGCGACAAGGTCTTTCTCAGCGGGGCGGTTGCGAACGGGTCGATTGCCGAGCGTCACATGTTTTGCGTCGATCGCAGCACGGGCAAGCTGATCTGGGATACCCCCGTTGCAACCGGGAAAGGGGAACAGATTCACAAGATGAACAGCTGGGGCACGCCCAGCTGTGCTACCGACGGCACCTGCGTCGTCGCCTTCTTTGGTCCGGGCGGACTGCATTGCTTGGACATGAACGGCAAACCGCTTTGGTCGCGCGAATTGGGCAGCTTCCCCGGCGTTTGGGGAATCGGTGCATCGCCGATCTTTGTCGGCGACACCATCGTCCAAAATTGCGACGCGGAAGGAGCGTCCTATTTGGTGGCCGTCGACAAACTGACTGGCCAGGATCGCTGGCGTCAACCGCGCGCCGATACACCTCGGGGCGGTTGGAGCACGCCGGTGCTGTCGGTCACGCCACAAGGTACTGAACTACTGCTGAACGGTGAATTTGGAATCGATGCTTACAATCCCGAAACAGGCCAACCGCTGTGGAACTGTCGCGGGTTTAACGGTCGCGGTACGCCAATGCCCGTCGTCGGTAATGGTCTGGTCTACGTGGTCAACGGAAAGGCAGGAGACGTTTACGCGGTGCGATCGGGGGGGCGTGGCGATGTCACGCAATCGCATATGGCATGGAACACGCCTCGCCGCGGCGGTCGCGATTTACCGTCGCCGATCCTGGTGGGAGATACATTGGTCGTGTTTGGAATGGCGGGAGTGGTCACCGGCTATGACGCGCATGACGGGACCGAATTGTTCAAAGAGCGGCTGGGAGGGAACTACTCCGGGTCGCCGATCCTGGTGGACGGTTTGGTCTACGCCCTGACCGAAACCGGCGAAGTGAACGTCCTGAAGATCGGCCGCACGATGGAACTCGTCAGCCGCAATCGGATCCCTGTCGACGACGATGAGATCTTCCGTTCGTCCCCAACGACCGCCGAAGGGATGCTGCTGATCCGCAGCGACCGCCGCCTGTATTGCATCGGAAATCCATAG
- a CDS encoding sugar phosphate isomerase/epimerase family protein, protein MARPVTLFTGQWADLGIQDLARMCSEFGYDGIELACWGDHFEVDRANAEDDYCAKKRELLDSHGLQCLAISAHLVGQAVCDIIDQRHQLILPSYVWGDGDPAGVNERAIEELKQTARAAQKMGVSVVNGFTGSSIWHLLYSFPPVSAQMIDDGFKLFADRFNPILDVFAECGVKFALEVHPTEIAFDIHTAQRALEALDHRPEFGFNFDPSHLIWQGMDPEKFIRAFPDRIYHVHVKDAIVKLDGTSGILSSHINFGDHRRGWDFRSPGRGGVNFEEIIRALNDIDYQGPLSIEWEDSGMERCFGATEACKFTKELDFAPSGRAFDQAFEDGNA, encoded by the coding sequence ATGGCGCGTCCCGTCACTCTATTCACAGGCCAATGGGCCGACCTTGGCATTCAAGACCTGGCTCGCATGTGCAGCGAGTTCGGATACGACGGCATCGAACTTGCCTGCTGGGGCGACCACTTCGAAGTCGACCGCGCCAACGCCGAGGACGACTACTGTGCAAAGAAACGCGAATTGCTGGACAGCCACGGCCTGCAGTGCTTGGCGATCAGCGCTCACTTGGTCGGCCAAGCCGTTTGCGACATCATCGACCAACGTCACCAATTGATCCTGCCCAGCTATGTCTGGGGCGATGGCGATCCAGCGGGCGTCAACGAGCGTGCGATCGAAGAGCTGAAGCAGACCGCGCGGGCAGCACAAAAGATGGGCGTCAGCGTCGTCAACGGCTTCACCGGATCGAGCATCTGGCACCTGCTGTATTCCTTCCCTCCCGTCTCGGCTCAAATGATCGACGACGGCTTTAAGCTGTTCGCCGATCGCTTCAATCCGATCCTGGACGTCTTCGCCGAGTGTGGCGTCAAGTTTGCCTTGGAGGTTCACCCGACCGAAATCGCATTCGACATCCACACCGCCCAACGAGCCCTCGAAGCGCTCGATCACCGTCCCGAATTCGGATTCAATTTCGATCCGAGCCACTTGATCTGGCAGGGCATGGATCCTGAAAAGTTCATCCGCGCGTTCCCCGATCGGATCTATCACGTTCACGTCAAAGACGCGATCGTCAAACTGGACGGAACGTCGGGCATCCTGTCGAGCCACATCAACTTTGGCGACCATCGTCGCGGTTGGGATTTCCGATCGCCAGGTCGTGGCGGGGTTAACTTCGAAGAAATCATCCGCGCGTTGAACGACATCGATTACCAAGGACCGTTGTCGATCGAATGGGAAGACAGCGGCATGGAACGCTGCTTCGGAGCGACCGAAGCGTGCAAGTTCACCAAAGAATTGGACTTTGCCCCCAGCGGACGCGCGTTCGATCAGGCGTTTGAAGACGGCAACGCCTAA